From one Shewanella sp. GD04112 genomic stretch:
- a CDS encoding pyruvate, water dikinase regulatory protein, which produces MAPKVFYISDGTAITAEVFGHAVLSQFPLEFESLTIPFVETLAKAENVKRQINDCFITTGERPLVFHSIVKPEIRDIIYSSEGLDYDFLNTFVAPLEQHLGVSASPVLHRTHGKANHGYEARIDAINFAMDNDDGQTMKHMDQADLILLGVSRCGKTPSSLYLSMQFGIKAANYPFTEDDMDNLKLPEALKRNKKKLFGLTIDPVRLHEIRQSRMENSRYSSLKQCRLEVKEVEMMFKRERIPYIDTTNHSVEEIATKILDVTGLERHMF; this is translated from the coding sequence ATGGCACCAAAGGTATTTTACATCTCCGACGGGACAGCGATCACAGCTGAGGTTTTTGGGCATGCAGTACTCTCGCAATTTCCATTAGAATTTGAGTCACTTACAATTCCATTTGTTGAAACATTGGCAAAAGCTGAGAACGTTAAACGACAAATTAATGATTGTTTTATTACAACAGGTGAAAGGCCGTTAGTGTTCCATTCGATCGTAAAACCTGAAATTCGGGACATTATTTATTCGAGTGAAGGACTCGATTACGATTTTTTAAATACCTTCGTTGCACCACTTGAACAACATTTAGGCGTTAGCGCCTCTCCGGTGTTACATCGAACCCACGGAAAAGCCAATCACGGCTACGAAGCTCGTATCGATGCCATCAATTTTGCGATGGACAATGATGATGGCCAAACCATGAAACATATGGATCAGGCCGATTTAATCCTGCTTGGCGTGTCACGCTGCGGTAAAACCCCGTCCAGCCTCTATTTATCAATGCAGTTTGGTATTAAAGCAGCCAACTATCCGTTCACCGAAGACGATATGGATAACCTCAAACTGCCCGAAGCGTTAAAACGCAATAAGAAGAAGTTGTTCGGCTTAACCATCGATCCGGTGCGCTTACATGAAATCCGCCAAAGCCGCATGGAAAACAGCCGCTACTCGTCCTTAAAGCAGTGTCGTTTAGAGGTCAAAGAAGTCGAGATGATGTTTAAACGTGAACGTATTCCTTATATCGACACCACCAACCACTCTGTCGAAGAAATCGCCACTAAGATTTTGGACGTGACAGGCTTAGAACGTCATATGTTCTAA